From Atribacterota bacterium, the proteins below share one genomic window:
- the pta gene encoding phosphate acetyltransferase, giving the protein MNISKNIREKAKESVKTIVLPEGEEIRMVEAAQIVYNEKFAKLVFLGKESKIKDLARKNNINFPDEIEIIDPEHSDNLEKYAQTYYNLRKNKGVSLDKARELLKNPLYYAALMVYHDDADGLVAGSVNATGDVFRPALQTIKTSEKVKIVSSSFILIVPDCPFGENGAMLFADCALFPEPNAEELADIAIASANTARVLMGIEPKVAMLSFSTKGSAKHPLVDKVIQATEIAKKKSPELKIDGELQADAALVPEIGKRKSPESKIAGEANVLIFPDLQAANIAYKLVQRLAKAEVIGPISQGMRKPVNDLSRGCTPSEIADVVAVTALQAKGI; this is encoded by the coding sequence ATGAATATTTCAAAAAATATTAGAGAAAAAGCGAAAGAGAGCGTCAAGACAATTGTTTTGCCTGAAGGAGAAGAAATCAGGATGGTTGAAGCTGCACAAATAGTTTACAATGAAAAGTTCGCAAAACTTGTTTTTCTGGGAAAAGAAAGCAAGATAAAAGATTTAGCCAGAAAAAATAATATTAACTTCCCGGATGAGATTGAAATTATTGATCCCGAACACTCTGATAATTTAGAGAAATATGCTCAAACCTATTACAACTTAAGAAAAAATAAAGGAGTTTCATTAGATAAAGCCAGGGAATTGTTAAAAAACCCACTATATTATGCAGCGTTAATGGTATACCATGATGATGCAGATGGCCTTGTAGCTGGTTCAGTGAATGCAACAGGGGATGTTTTTAGACCTGCCTTACAAACAATTAAAACATCTGAAAAAGTGAAAATTGTATCAAGTTCCTTTATTTTAATAGTACCTGATTGTCCTTTTGGAGAAAATGGAGCTATGTTATTTGCTGATTGTGCTTTATTTCCAGAGCCCAATGCTGAGGAATTAGCTGATATTGCAATTGCCAGCGCAAATACCGCCAGGGTATTAATGGGAATAGAGCCAAAAGTTGCAATGCTCTCATTCTCAACAAAAGGAAGTGCAAAACACCCGCTTGTGGATAAGGTAATTCAAGCTACTGAAATTGCAAAGAAAAAATCTCCTGAGTTGAAAATTGATGGAGAACTTCAGGCAGATGCAGCATTAGTTCCTGAAATTGGAAAGAGGAAATCCCCCGAAAGTAAGATAGCAGGTGAAGCAAATGTTCTTATTTTTCCAGATTTGCAAGCAGCAAATATAGCATATAAATTAGTGCAAAGACTGGCAAAAGCAGAGGTGATAGGGCCAATATCCCAGGGTATGCGTAAACCGGTAAATGACTTATCCAGAGGGTGTACTCCTTCCGAAATAGCAGATGTTGTTGCAGTAACAGCTCTACAGGCAAAAGGTATTTAA
- a CDS encoding nucleotidyltransferase yields METLGIIAEYNPFHNGHLYNLQKAKELSGAKYTIAIMGGNFLQRGEPALFDKWVRTKMALLSGIDLVVELPFVFASQDAKIFAHSGIRLLNALGIVDYISFGCEESRIDFLIKIAELIRQEPPFIQRMLKCGVKNGYNYPKSREKAILDYCQKFDTIIKEIPLIRIKEILQEPNNILALEYLISLNNTKSLIKPVPVKRIGSSYSKKSLEGKYSSATAIRERIFDNINNCNPNLLDGLESIIPDTSFQVISSLLSKGINPVNLSTFEQSILYQLRKLKLVEIKKIHGIKEGLENRLKEAAILSTDIEGLIQRTKSKRFTRTRIQRILIHSLMSLTQKEVATFNKSGPLYCRILGLNKYGKIIINKLKLKSELPIIMRPKQFNLKNSSNSRDTIAKMMLEYDILATNLYVLGYNSKELKIGGQDYTNRIIILDY; encoded by the coding sequence ATGGAAACATTAGGCATTATAGCTGAGTATAATCCTTTTCATAATGGCCATCTTTATAATTTACAAAAGGCAAAAGAATTAAGCGGGGCAAAATATACAATAGCAATAATGGGTGGTAACTTTTTGCAAAGAGGAGAGCCTGCTTTATTTGACAAATGGGTTAGAACAAAGATGGCATTATTATCCGGTATTGACCTGGTAGTCGAATTGCCTTTTGTTTTTGCCAGTCAGGATGCAAAGATTTTTGCTCATTCAGGAATTCGTCTTTTAAATGCGTTAGGTATTGTAGATTATATTTCCTTTGGTTGTGAAGAAAGCCGAATTGATTTTCTAATTAAGATTGCCGAACTAATCAGGCAAGAACCTCCTTTTATACAACGAATGCTAAAATGTGGTGTTAAAAACGGTTATAACTACCCCAAAAGTAGAGAAAAAGCGATCTTGGATTATTGTCAAAAATTTGACACAATAATCAAAGAAATACCTTTAATCCGGATTAAAGAAATACTACAGGAACCTAATAACATTTTAGCTTTAGAGTATTTAATATCATTAAATAATACAAAAAGCTTGATAAAACCTGTACCTGTTAAACGTATTGGTTCAAGCTATTCAAAAAAATCCCTGGAAGGTAAATATTCCAGTGCTACTGCAATAAGGGAAAGAATCTTTGATAACATTAACAATTGTAATCCAAATCTCTTAGATGGTTTAGAGTCAATTATACCCGACACATCTTTTCAGGTTATATCATCTCTACTTTCCAAAGGAATCAATCCTGTTAATCTATCAACTTTTGAACAGTCTATTCTGTATCAATTGAGAAAATTAAAACTTGTCGAAATTAAAAAAATACATGGTATTAAAGAAGGATTAGAAAATAGATTGAAGGAGGCAGCAATTTTGTCAACCGATATTGAAGGGTTAATTCAAAGGACCAAAAGCAAGCGATTCACACGAACAAGAATACAGAGAATATTAATACATTCACTGATGTCATTAACTCAAAAAGAAGTGGCTACTTTTAATAAATCTGGACCACTATATTGTCGTATACTCGGCTTGAACAAATATGGAAAAATTATTATAAACAAACTCAAGTTAAAATCTGAATTACCAATAATTATGAGACCAAAACAATTCAACCTGAAAAATAGTAGTAACAGCAGAGATACTATTGCTAAAATGATGTTAGAATACGATATACTGGCTACAAATTTATATGTATTGGGATACAATTCTAAAGAGCTAAAAATAGGTGGCCAGGATTATACTAATAGAATAATTATCTTAGACTATTAA
- the coaD gene encoding pantetheine-phosphate adenylyltransferase, translating into MIKAIYPGSFDPITNGHLDIIKRASNIFDKVVVVIAENARKKSFFSIEEKRDMIINAVKDLDGIEVQLFNGLLIECVRANKANVIIRGMRAISDFEYESQFALINKKMAPEIETIFMVTSTEYSYLNSSIVKEIASFNGCIRDLVPEYVAEKLKEKFRIK; encoded by the coding sequence ATGATTAAGGCAATTTATCCAGGAAGTTTTGATCCAATTACAAATGGGCACCTTGATATTATTAAAAGGGCTAGCAATATTTTTGATAAAGTAGTTGTTGTGATTGCAGAAAATGCTCGAAAGAAATCTTTTTTTTCGATTGAAGAAAAACGGGATATGATAATAAATGCTGTGAAGGATTTAGACGGGATTGAAGTTCAACTATTCAATGGTTTATTAATTGAATGTGTGCGTGCAAATAAAGCAAATGTTATAATTAGGGGGATGAGAGCAATATCAGATTTTGAATATGAATCACAATTTGCCTTAATTAATAAAAAAATGGCACCAGAGATTGAAACAATATTTATGGTAACAAGTACTGAGTACTCTTATTTGAATTCAAGCATTGTAAAAGAAATAGCATCATTTAATGGATGTATTCGAGATTTAGTACCCGAATATGTTGCAGAAAAACTAAAGGAGAAATTTAGAATAAAATAA
- the rsmD gene encoding 16S rRNA (guanine(966)-N(2))-methyltransferase RsmD, with translation MKNYFYVFKNLKKGYLVMRIIAGKYRGFTLNTIPGKLIRPTPSKVREAIFDIIGFKVVDSDFLDLFAGTGAIGIEAISRGAKSVTFVERNRNAIELINTNLTKIGEKETATIVKNDYIYSLKFLNEQQKKYDIIFLDPPYNKDLLQKTLSEIDRSSLLKNNSIIIAQYQIHEKMQNNFSRIQTIKEKRYGKTKVTIFSYNKQFKKGENND, from the coding sequence ATAAAGAATTATTTCTATGTATTTAAAAATCTAAAAAAAGGTTATTTAGTTATGAGAATAATAGCAGGAAAATATAGGGGATTTACCTTAAACACCATCCCGGGAAAACTCATCAGGCCAACTCCGAGTAAAGTAAGAGAAGCAATTTTTGATATTATTGGGTTTAAAGTTGTTGATTCTGATTTTTTGGATTTATTTGCTGGAACAGGAGCAATTGGAATTGAAGCTATCAGCAGAGGAGCAAAAAGTGTTACTTTTGTTGAAAGAAACAGAAATGCAATAGAACTGATAAATACAAATTTAACAAAGATAGGAGAGAAAGAAACTGCTACTATTGTTAAAAATGATTATATCTATTCATTAAAGTTTTTAAACGAGCAACAAAAAAAATATGATATTATCTTTTTAGATCCGCCATATAATAAAGATTTATTACAAAAGACTTTAAGTGAAATTGACAGAAGTTCTTTGTTAAAAAATAATTCAATAATCATAGCACAATATCAAATTCATGAAAAAATGCAAAACAATTTTTCAAGAATTCAAACTATTAAAGAAAAAAGATATGGCAAAACAAAAGTTACAATATTTAGTTACAATAAACAATTTAAAAAAGGGGAAAATAATGATTAA
- the rpmB gene encoding 50S ribosomal protein L28: MAKCDVCGKAPLFGKQISHSHKLSNRKWSVNIQKVRVKVDNTVKKLNVCTKCLKSGRVQKNG; encoded by the coding sequence ATGGCAAAATGCGATGTATGTGGTAAAGCTCCACTATTTGGAAAACAAATCAGCCATTCACATAAGTTAAGTAATCGAAAGTGGTCTGTAAATATTCAAAAAGTAAGAGTAAAAGTAGACAATACAGTTAAAAAGTTAAATGTTTGCACTAAATGTCTTAAATCTGGACGAGTACAAAA